A DNA window from Nitrospinota bacterium contains the following coding sequences:
- a CDS encoding phage tail tape measure protein — translation MADLTTKLTVTADADSAESALKRLSANVESLTSTLSEMGHTTAAFIAGSQLASFAESAAMGFADYERKLISVAVLSDDAKARISEFKSGILKLSTETGQPLDALTAGFYAANRSGVGAADMMGYLKTAADLSSVSALDMVTSVDTLSTVLNAYGIPASKATDVSDQLFASVREGKLSVGDLGRSLGVMATEMHNAGVSTAEMFAAVSVGSQTLGNTQKALIGVRSLIDSLTRGGGELSTVYQNLGYDSAQSAIENEGLAKVLQAVMNATGGTQTGLQRLLTDQNAVNMAMVLSRNGAQEYAAALAKVKDSAGEVAKANKEVDASAKEMFDKMAASAKVAATNIGEGLQTSFKGTVTAVKSALDAFNELDSGERAAVTQGAALAIGVGVATGAVLKFGPSVAKAAGYVSDLVISMRGMTAAEAAAASMYGYGAAVTAAGTATTVTSAAVAACIAEIVLLPVVVGAAIYAINEWFNATETARVAEENLAIAKATNTKKIREKVQAMAEEGAVHKSLASLVQLGIVSEEKAAAVKETAAQAALKNVAALKQEYDWRSKLLPAQKALDQSLQSSLASEFEKINLELKKNLETAGASAQLKAEAYADAAKKIKGIITDLTLAAETDPFKKLETEYQRDMDKYKGNATAKALIDTEYTNKKNELAAASAKVVEASAMETKTLALDAAQYDLNLQAEKLKKDAEANTLRLEDVKNYSEAYKAYVDARISYELDKEVAALAEKLKDAALSDEARIALAEDSAAKQELIIKKGADTYKSGMKTVEEAVAAAQKKQDDFWKSFELNAASIQKLNETAWTNIRDNIKSAIESGKLDLQSLLDVFKNIAAEMAANAITLNIAASLGFTSAGGGALGSITSAISGGSSSANGSTTTVIPTSFSGLSTTLFGDAAGGADTFQGLIGVGGDASIYGSAAGYAGVGAAGSYAGQYLAGQMGANQDITQGSSMLGGAAAGAAVGSVVPVVGTIAGAVLGGVIGYLSGPGFGGGVDNAPQTVYGTSALESQGSAGLAQIGGLFSSQSQSGNKEGAAFVLQSFDDINDRIIQTTGLTDHLDAQWQTVSDSYYAAGTAVQDYGLASDQANKALGDTITTTLDFAEAMTGAGQAGSEWTSAALQSAASLATELNPATEEGRAQMAALAAQSADLAIEIGLTGQASAQAATDAVSLATALNQDTVNVNSAISAFDTLINSLAVVDSRMSGLTEASNGLTLAQDILNNNTMFSAEQVQTASQAWSALTDIQAQQKDIQDQLQDPNLGIDKITELQTQYAALNESAKNYENVLANISGATGAAATDATTAATDTGAATETSGKQADAASKQFDGYTTSLGATASQADITTGKVSALNSALAALPSGVGVAITYSPPVASAASGEWFVPADDKPYNLHYGESVLTANDAATWRNAVSSGVWGAMKTGYLPTASGNPAQNSQTVNSSQTLSFTINAAPGQSAQEIADAVMKTIQRESERGARVISDKGIYRRPA, via the coding sequence ATGGCTGATCTGACGACGAAACTGACTGTCACGGCGGACGCGGACAGCGCGGAGAGCGCGCTAAAACGCCTCTCCGCGAACGTGGAAAGCCTTACCTCCACATTGTCGGAGATGGGGCATACCACCGCCGCATTTATCGCGGGCAGCCAACTAGCATCCTTTGCCGAGTCAGCCGCTATGGGCTTTGCGGACTACGAAAGGAAGCTGATCTCCGTCGCCGTTCTATCTGACGATGCAAAAGCCCGGATATCCGAATTCAAGTCCGGGATTCTGAAACTCTCCACCGAGACCGGCCAACCGCTTGACGCACTCACTGCAGGATTCTACGCCGCAAACCGTTCCGGCGTGGGGGCGGCTGACATGATGGGATATTTGAAAACGGCGGCTGATCTGTCCAGTGTAAGCGCGCTGGATATGGTCACCTCGGTGGACACACTTTCCACGGTCCTCAACGCATACGGCATCCCGGCGTCTAAAGCCACGGATGTTTCCGATCAGCTGTTTGCCTCCGTCCGCGAGGGGAAGCTGTCCGTGGGGGACCTGGGCAGGTCATTGGGGGTGATGGCCACTGAAATGCACAACGCCGGCGTGTCCACCGCCGAAATGTTCGCGGCGGTTTCTGTTGGCTCTCAAACGCTTGGTAATACGCAAAAGGCCCTCATAGGGGTGCGGAGCCTGATTGATTCTCTCACACGCGGCGGCGGTGAACTTTCCACGGTATATCAAAATCTTGGATATGACAGCGCCCAATCCGCCATAGAAAATGAGGGGCTCGCCAAAGTATTGCAGGCGGTGATGAACGCCACAGGCGGCACGCAGACCGGCCTGCAACGGCTATTGACCGATCAAAACGCCGTGAACATGGCGATGGTCCTGTCCAGAAATGGCGCGCAGGAGTATGCCGCCGCGCTGGCCAAAGTGAAAGACAGCGCCGGGGAGGTGGCCAAGGCTAACAAGGAGGTGGACGCATCGGCCAAAGAGATGTTCGACAAAATGGCCGCCTCCGCCAAGGTGGCCGCCACCAATATCGGCGAAGGGTTGCAGACCAGTTTTAAGGGCACGGTCACCGCAGTAAAGTCCGCGCTGGACGCGTTCAACGAATTGGACAGCGGCGAACGCGCGGCGGTGACCCAAGGCGCGGCGCTGGCCATCGGCGTCGGCGTGGCGACCGGAGCCGTCCTCAAGTTTGGCCCCTCCGTGGCCAAGGCCGCGGGGTACGTATCCGATCTTGTGATCTCCATGCGCGGGATGACCGCCGCTGAAGCGGCGGCGGCAAGCATGTATGGCTATGGCGCGGCTGTAACCGCCGCTGGAACGGCCACAACAGTCACCTCCGCCGCCGTGGCGGCCTGTATTGCCGAGATAGTGTTATTGCCAGTGGTGGTGGGCGCCGCGATCTATGCAATAAATGAGTGGTTTAACGCGACGGAAACCGCCCGCGTGGCCGAGGAAAATCTTGCGATTGCCAAGGCGACAAACACGAAAAAAATCCGTGAAAAAGTCCAGGCGATGGCCGAGGAAGGCGCCGTCCATAAAAGCCTTGCGTCTTTGGTTCAGCTAGGAATCGTTTCGGAAGAAAAAGCCGCCGCCGTAAAAGAAACCGCCGCGCAGGCGGCGCTAAAAAACGTGGCGGCGCTCAAACAGGAATACGACTGGAGATCAAAACTTCTCCCCGCTCAAAAAGCTCTGGATCAATCACTTCAATCATCCCTCGCCTCCGAGTTTGAAAAAATAAACCTGGAGCTTAAAAAAAATCTGGAAACGGCCGGAGCCAGCGCCCAGCTAAAGGCGGAGGCATATGCGGACGCGGCGAAAAAGATAAAGGGCATCATCACGGATTTGACGCTCGCCGCCGAAACGGATCCTTTCAAAAAGCTGGAGACGGAATACCAGCGGGATATGGACAAATACAAAGGGAACGCCACCGCCAAAGCGCTGATCGACACTGAATACACAAACAAGAAAAATGAACTGGCCGCCGCGTCCGCGAAAGTGGTGGAAGCGTCCGCGATGGAAACGAAGACGCTGGCGCTGGACGCGGCGCAATACGACCTGAACCTGCAGGCGGAAAAACTGAAAAAGGACGCGGAGGCCAACACCCTGCGGCTGGAGGATGTAAAAAACTATTCGGAGGCGTACAAGGCATATGTGGACGCCCGGATATCCTACGAGCTGGACAAGGAAGTGGCGGCGCTGGCGGAAAAGCTGAAAGACGCGGCCCTTTCCGACGAGGCGCGGATCGCGCTGGCCGAGGATTCCGCCGCGAAGCAGGAACTCATCATCAAAAAAGGGGCGGACACCTATAAATCCGGGATGAAGACGGTGGAAGAGGCTGTCGCCGCCGCGCAGAAAAAACAGGATGATTTCTGGAAATCGTTTGAGCTTAACGCCGCCTCGATCCAGAAACTCAACGAGACCGCGTGGACGAATATCCGGGACAACATCAAGTCCGCGATTGAGAGCGGAAAACTGGACCTGCAAAGCCTGCTGGATGTGTTCAAAAATATCGCGGCGGAAATGGCGGCCAACGCCATCACACTCAACATCGCCGCGAGCCTCGGATTTACAAGCGCCGGCGGCGGCGCTCTGGGCTCCATCACATCCGCGATAAGCGGCGGATCATCGTCCGCCAATGGCTCCACCACCACGGTCATTCCCACATCATTCTCCGGTCTGTCCACCACGCTGTTCGGTGACGCCGCCGGTGGGGCCGACACGTTCCAAGGGCTCATCGGTGTGGGCGGGGACGCCAGCATTTACGGCTCCGCCGCTGGCTATGCGGGGGTGGGCGCGGCGGGATCGTATGCCGGGCAATATCTGGCCGGGCAGATGGGCGCGAATCAAGATATAACTCAAGGATCATCGATGCTCGGCGGAGCCGCCGCCGGGGCTGCGGTGGGTTCTGTGGTGCCGGTAGTGGGGACCATCGCCGGAGCGGTTCTTGGCGGAGTGATTGGATATTTATCAGGGCCCGGATTCGGCGGCGGCGTGGACAACGCCCCGCAGACCGTTTACGGCACATCCGCGCTGGAATCACAAGGCTCCGCCGGGCTGGCGCAGATCGGCGGGCTGTTCTCCTCGCAATCGCAGTCAGGCAACAAAGAAGGCGCCGCGTTTGTGCTCCAGTCGTTCGATGATATCAACGACCGGATAATACAAACCACCGGGCTTACGGATCATCTCGACGCGCAATGGCAGACCGTGTCCGACAGCTATTACGCGGCCGGGACGGCCGTGCAGGATTACGGCCTCGCTTCCGATCAGGCCAACAAGGCCCTCGGGGACACGATAACAACGACGCTCGATTTCGCCGAGGCGATGACCGGCGCCGGACAGGCGGGGAGCGAGTGGACAAGCGCCGCGTTGCAATCAGCCGCGTCCCTGGCCACGGAGCTCAATCCGGCCACGGAGGAAGGGCGCGCGCAGATGGCGGCGCTGGCCGCGCAGTCCGCCGATCTTGCCATCGAAATAGGGCTGACGGGGCAAGCCTCCGCCCAGGCGGCGACGGACGCGGTGAGCCTGGCCACGGCGTTAAACCAGGACACGGTGAACGTCAACAGCGCCATCAGCGCGTTCGACACGCTGATAAATTCCCTGGCGGTGGTGGACTCCCGCATGAGCGGGCTGACAGAAGCGTCCAACGGGCTGACGCTGGCGCAGGACATTTTAAACAACAACACCATGTTCTCCGCCGAACAGGTGCAGACGGCAAGCCAGGCGTGGTCTGCGTTGACGGACATCCAGGCCCAGCAAAAAGATATACAGGACCAACTGCAGGACCCCAACCTGGGGATCGACAAGATCACCGAGTTGCAGACGCAATACGCCGCGCTGAACGAATCGGCGAAAAATTACGAGAACGTCCTGGCGAATATCAGCGGCGCCACCGGAGCGGCGGCCACTGACGCAACCACCGCCGCCACGGACACGGGCGCGGCCACGGAGACCTCCGGCAAGCAGGCGGACGCGGCGAGCAAACAGTTTGACGGCTATACCACAAGCCTTGGCGCCACGGCAAGCCAGGCGGACATCACCACCGGCAAAGTGTCCGCCCTGA